The Gossypium hirsutum isolate 1008001.06 chromosome A03, Gossypium_hirsutum_v2.1, whole genome shotgun sequence genome contains the following window.
TCAACGCGTCGGCTACCACATTCGCTttgccagggtggtattcaatcgtacaatcataatccttcagtAATTCAACCCACctacgttgcctaaggtttagctccttttgggtaaggaggtacttcaaactcttgtggtccgaataaattatGCACTTCTCCtcgtataagtaatgcctccatattttaAGTGCGAACACCACcacagctagctctaaatcatggattgggtaattcacctcgtgaTTCTTAAGTTATCGTGACACATATGCAACCatctttccttcttgcatcaatacgcaacctaagcCTACATACGATGCATCACTAGAAACCGTAAACTCCTTCCCAGGCACTGGTTGAATCAACACAGGGGCCTCAGTTAAAACTTTcttgagttttccaaaactctcttgctgcttATCTGTCTAAACAAACGGTACCCCCTTCCTTAACAACTTAGTTAAGGGTGCAGCAATTACTGAAAAGCCCTCAACAAACCGCCTATAGTATCTTGCCAAGCCTAAAAACTTCAGATTTTTGATACCGACTTGGGTGTTTTCCAGTCTAACaccgcttcaatttttcgaggatccaccttaatcccctcggctgATACCATatgtcctagaaaagtaacctccCTTAGCCAAAGTTCACAcgtactgaatttggcatacaactgcttctccctcaaagtctgcaacacaatccttaagtgtgcttcatgctcatcctcatcttttgagtacaccaaaatgtcatctGTAAAGACTACCATGAACCGATCCAAGTAGGGTTGAAAGACCagattcataagatccatgaaagcggcaggtgcattcgtcagcccgaatggcatcactaagaactcgtagtgcccataacgagttctgaatgccgtcttatgaacATTTGCCTCCTTCACTCTCAATTGGTGATATCCCGAATGTAGATCAATCTTCTAGAAAATAGAAGCTCCCTTAAACTGATCTAAAAGATCATCAATTTTCGGTAgagggtacttgtttttaatagttaacttgtttaactgttgataatcgatgcacattcgtaaggttccatccttcttcttcatgaATAACATCGGTGCTCCCCATGGGGACACACGTGGTCAtatgaatcctcgatccaacaaTTCCTAAATTTGTGCCTTaagttccaccaactcctttggcGCCATCTGATAAGGAGCGATAGACACCGGTGTCGTCCCAGGTAACAACTCGATTCCAAAGTCTACTTCTCTGCTGGGTGGCAACCCTGGCAGCTCCTCGGGAAAGACATCCGAAAATTCCCTAATCGTTCTCAACTCCTTAACAGTAAGGCTCTTAGCCTTCATCACTAATATAAGCCAAAAAGGCTTCGCATCCCTTTTGTACTAACTTCTCAGCCCTTAACACTGAAATCACGTTCGACAGATAGTTCCAGTGTTCACCAATCACCACTAGTTCCTTATCCTCTCCCGTTTTTAACACCATTCGCTTTACAACACAATGTAAGGTGGCTCGGTGTTTtaccagccaatccatacctaagaTTAAGTCGAATTCGCTAAACGACAGTTCCATCAAATCTGCTAAAAAGGTAACCCcttgaactactaaaggtaccTCCTTAAACATCTTATTCACTCCTACAGACTGCCCTAATAGACTTATCACAGTCATTTCATTCACAACAATCTCAAACATATCACCCAAAGACTTAGTCTTattgcatgcaacatatgaatgcatcgatccaatatcaatcaagGCTGTGTAAGGTAACTCATATATAAGAAACATACCCGTTATCACATCTGGGGCATCCCCGACTTCTCGgtgacgagcagcataaaccaaagctggctgtctcgcctcagcATGGCTCGTATTTTCACCTGGTGCTCCGCATCCATATCCATTACCGTTACCGCCCCTAGCTTGTCCACAACCCCTTGGCGACAACTGTCCACCCCTTGGTGGCTGAGCACCTCCTTGACCCACTGCTGGCTCTCGACCTAGCGTTCGAGGGCAAtccttgatcctatgctccatagacccacaAGCGAAACAAGCTCCCGttctcttccaacactcgcctccaTGCCTTCTCCTACAATCAGCACAAGCTGGCACCCCTGGATTAGCAGCAGGGGGCCCTGCTCTAATTGGCCCATTATTTCTGGCCTTAGTCCTAGGCCTTTGTCCAACACCCAGGGTCTCAgcctccctcttattcttacccctttccTTCTCCCAGTTTAGGAGCTCAGTGCGCtttacctcctccgctatcttttCTTTCCCCACCAACTCCGAAAAAACTCGTTCCCTTTGTGGATCTATCAGCACCCTAAGGCTATTTctaagcccatcctcaaacctaccTCAATGCTCATACTTCGTTGCCACCATTacccttgcatacctactaaggcgtagaaactccacctcatactccgccaccaatttgtttccttgggtcaagttcaggaactccttccttctagcatccacatagcttgcacccacatacttccttTGGAATGCAGCTTTGAAAAACTTCCAGGTGACTTGCTCCgtttgggtgccctctttcactgttaaccaccactggtaggcttccTCCCTAAGCAAtgacactgcccctttcaactTTTGCTCAGGTGAGTAGTCCaaatcctccattatcctttcagtggcctctaaccaatattctgccatattaggagccatgccagccacgcccttaaagataTCAGCCCCGTTTGATCGAAGTCATTCTAGAATGGCCCCCCGATTTCTGTTGCCATTATGGGGCCcaacgaccctttccaaaatcctcaacATTGCCTACAACAATGCATCTTctcccgcagcccgatcatactGTACATTCCCAGCCACAGGTGAGGCCAGAGCCTCTTTTACTCCAACATCaggcatatggcccgatgccgaCGATTTAGCCCTAACACTTTCGCGGCCTCGGCCATAGCcccttgcacctcttctagcactcatcgtcgattcgtgtattatctggattaaaattttatgaagttttagttagtttaatacttacaccgatgttttatgaaaatacTTAAAGAGAAGATCATTTttgaaaatcctctacagtttccaGATCCTACGGGCTTTAGTTCCATTCTAACAATCATttaaagtagccctctaactatctactatacaataatttaaataaacttaaataaataaaagtacttACTTGGTTTGACGTCGGAGACTCGGTATGCCGCTCAGCAAGATTTCCCTTTTCCATAATAGTGtgttccaattttttttaaacgaaaaaaaaaccaaatagta
Protein-coding sequences here:
- the LOC107887923 gene encoding uncharacterized protein, with amino-acid sequence MEDLDYSPEQKLKGAVSLLREEAYQWWLTVKEGTQTEQVTWKFFKAAFQRKFEDGLRNSLRVLIDPQRERVFSELVGKEKIAEEVKRTELLNWEKERGKNKREAETLGVGQRPRTKARNNGPIRAGPPAANPGVPACADCRRRHGGECWKRTGACFACGSMEHRIKDCPRTLGREPAVGQGGAQPPRGGQLSPRGCGQARGGNGNGYGCGAPGENTSHAEARQPALVYAARHREVGDAPDVITGMFLIYELPYTALIDIGSMHSYVACNKTKSLGDMFEIVVNEMTVISLLGQSVGVNKMFKEVPLVVQGVTFLADLMELSFSEFDLILGMDWLVKHRATLHCVVKRMVLKTGEDKELVVIGEHWNYLSNVISVLRAEKEFSDVFPEELPGLPPSREVDFGIELLPGTTPVSIAPYQMAPKELVELKTDKQQESFGKLKKVLTEAPVLIQPVPGKEFTVSSDASQRRWVELLKDYDCTIEYHPGKANVVADALSRRAKIDLRAMLTRLSLLDDDSLLAELQVKPMWLEQIRSKQLVEETLSARFKQV